In the genome of Scylla paramamosain isolate STU-SP2022 chromosome 2, ASM3559412v1, whole genome shotgun sequence, the window ACCTACAGTAAAAGATCACGTTGACAAAGTATTTAGTTCTACGCTTTGAGTTTGTACTGGCCGAGTGGATACCGTTCATGATGTTCACTGTCATGTCAGCCTAGGAGCGTCAGCACATGGAATTAGCAGCCAACGATCTAGTATGTCACTTAGGGAGGATTTGATTAGTCAGaagaagtatgtgtgtgtgtgtgtgtgtgtgtgtgtgtgtgtgtgtgtgtgtggacgcttGTTATCGTACTGTCACTAGCAGTCACAAGGACTTACATAATTCATATAATACATCACAGGGACTTTGGAGTCTCAAAATCTGTTCCTGGACACATAGGTTCCCACGATGATGAAGGAAGGGCACGAAAATGTTGCTTATATAAGTCCAGGAAGCTGCAAACAAAGTATCATTTTTCACCATGATCTCCAagctcgccctcctcctcctcagcgtcGCCGTCGCCGTAAGTGGATCGCTTTAATCATTACCAAAGTTTCATCAAATTTTACGATGTTTATGCTTAGAACGCCGGTAGAAAATTCTTACTGTAactctttttttgctttttgtggAGGTTTAGATGGTCGACCTTTTAACTGTTTGAAGTCTTAGCTGGTCGGCCCCTGTCCGTACTGGGACAGGCAGGTTTTTTAAAGTGACGTCTTTGCAGAAAATTATGTATAGACATAAGTTCGTCTTACCTTACTGTTGTTAGGTTGACTTAAGAATTGCCCACTGTGATTATTGTTCCTGGGACTGATGGActgagacaaggaaggaggcaaAGATACGTGGAATATTAGATTGCTATGAGTATGAAATTCTTCACCTTGCTTCTAAAAGTTAAGTGAATCTGTAAAATTACGCACCCAGGCCCAGGTAGTGTAATATTGAAAATATACTAAACACTAGAAATTGAACAATGAATATATTGGTAATCgattttttcgcttttttttaattttttgtcttgAACGTTCTCTCACTATAGTAGCCTCCATCACTCTCTCACTATAGTAGTCTccatcactctctcactccacaATTCTTTAAAAAATCTGCCAAGTAGAGGAAATAAAATCGAAATGAGAATTTGTGCTCAGATTTTCTACCCAGTATTGcctacttttcattcttccaGTGTCCAAGTAGTTGCTATAATTCTTGGGATTCCCCTTATAACACAGTATTGATTTAATTATATCACACAAAAGCAATGCCTCTACTTCTTTCCCCGGCAGAGCGGTAACCCCGCGGCGGGTAAGCCATGGCACTGGAAGTCACCCAAGCCACTGGTCACTCCCATTGGCCCCGTGAGGTCCCGTAAGTAGTCAGCTGTGCCTTACTTCAAAcagaaatttaagaaaaatGCGCAGAGAACACAAATGCCTATCCTAAACTCCCAATATAGCTCGGCTCACTTCACAGCTCGCATCGTGGGCGGCCATGAGGCGACGCCCCACTCGTGGCCCCACCAGGTGGCTCTCTTCATTGACAGCATGTACTTCTGCGGCGGCTCCCTCATCTCCAACGAGTGGGTGCTGACTGCTGCTCACTGCATGGACGGGTAAGTTCAGCATCATTTCCTTCGTTTTTGTTTTACATTATGTTCTTAATTAACCAATTTCTACTACACAAATTTTCCATATTCACCTACATCTTTCTAAAGACATTTTTATTCTACTACAGTCTCTTCAATTATTCTGTAGCCTGGAAAACACAAAATCAAACGCCTgttctctattcttcttcccgcgtgtccatgcaaacatttTTCACAGCTCTCTGCGGATGCTAGCAGATGATCAtggcaatgaaagggttaaaacaatAGTGATGAGGCAAAGTAACACTGACAATTCCCACTTACGTTACAGCGCTCGTTCTGTGGAAGTGGTGATGGGCGCCCATAACATCCGACAGAATGAACCATCGCAGGTGACCATGACCAGCACCAACTTCTTCACCCACGAGCAATGGAACTCCTTCAACCTGAAGAATGACCTCGCCCTTATTAGGCTCCCAAAAGCTGTTTCCTTTAACGGTCAGTCCGgtgatgagttttttttttttttttctctctctctgttaagtTATTTATCTACATACTAGTGCGGCAATCCCACACGGGGTtgcccagacaaagcactacacactcatacactcatCATTCACACTCAAATAGCCCCGTCGGCCAATGGTGGAAAGGAATAGTCTCGTGGAGCACCATACTACATCCCAGTAGCTTAGGCATAACACAGCTGActataagaaaaaggaatatattAAAGAGCTTTGGTATTTAAAGATATCGTCATTCATCTTTGCAGGCAACATCCAGGCGGTGTCCCTCCCCGCTTCTGACGTGGCTGTGGGCACCATCGTCACCCCCACTGGCTGGGGTAGGCCCTCTGACAGTGAGTACATTTCAGTTCcatcatatttttattaatgttatcgTTAGCACGAATTTTCTAGTCATCATAAATTTTTTCTTTCGTcgctactactgttattgttgttattgttatgactTCTTACATTATCATTTAtgtaatcattatcattattactcatctctttctctgtttctttcgaTGCAACAAACAGGCTCCGGCGGGACTTCCAACGTACTGCGCGAAGTCGATGTCCCCATCATGAGCAACGCAGACTGCAACGCGATCTACGGCATTGTGGGCGCCGGGCAAATCTGTATTGACAGCACCGGCGGAAAGGGCACATGCAACGTAAGACTTTTCGCTCTCCTTTTACTACCTCCCTTCAATTCAATAGAAATCTCGGCTTAGTATataaatggaatgaaagaaagaaagaaagaaagaaaaagaaaggaatgaattaattaaggaaagaaagaagaaaggaaggaaggaaaaaaggaatgatatatatatatatatatatatatatatatatatatatatatatatatatatatatatatatatatatatatatatatatatatatatatatatatatatagatagatagatagatagatagatagatagatagatagatagatagatagatagatagatagatagatagatagatagatggacacatagatagatagacagatagatagatagacagataaatagacagataaatatacatatatacagacaaatggatagatagatagacaggcagaattGCGTTACACTATATCTTCTGatctaatatgaaaaaaaataaatagataaaataaataaataaaataaaaatgtgaatcATACGTACATGAGTACTAAACAACACCGAAGCAAAAGGAAGCATAGAGTTAGTTCAAATTCTGAATATGTTTCAGGGTGACTCTGGCGGTCCTCTCAATCACGCCGGCAAGACCTACGGCATCACCTCCTTCGGGTCCTCTGCGGGCTGCGAGAAGGGCTACCCCGATGCCTTCACTCGCGTTAACCACTACCTGGACTGGATCAAGCAGCACACTGGTGTCACCCCCTGAGCAGCACGGGGCCCATTTCAGCTAGGAGCGGCGGCCGGCGAGTCTTGGAGATCTACTCACTGCCAGCGTAGGagcttcacctccttccttgcttcaaCGCCATGCTGCTGCACCTGTCTGTAGATAGCAATAAATTCTACGGCAGTATAAGACGTGttgatgatttatttttttctttctttccctcttaaaGACTGAATGCTCTGCCTGACTTGATGGTGTTGGTTATGTTAACGGTTGCAACTacaaaaacaactactactactagagagatagatagatagagatagagagagagagagagagagagagagagagagagagagagagagagagagagagagagagagagagagagagagagagagagagagagagagagagaagggaaaaaccGATAATGTGTCATGAGATGTGTTATAAGCTACATCTTCCAATTCCTCCTGTGCTATGTATAATGAACACAATGGACACACAATAGAAGGACTTAACGGGGAATGTGGAGATAGACACCAAGTGATGGCTATGCTGGTGATAATGTAAGAACGCTGATAATTCACTGTGTATCACGATTTTTATCCTTGGGTAACaactgttattttctatttgcttatgcctagaaaacatggaaaaacacaGATATTTATTTCTAATTTTGCTTCTTTGGTCACGATAATGATATCTAAGAAATTTACTTATTCCCATTGGAAATTTTGCTTCTTTGGCCAGGATAATGATATTTATGAAATTTACCTATTCGCATTGGGAGAAACTGGCAAATTTgaactctcattttttttttttttatgtaggagggacaccggccaagggcaacacaaatccaattaaaaaaaatcccactgagatgccactcccgtaaaagggtctaaagcggtagtcaaaaattgaaggataagtgtcttgaaaccttcctcttgaagggattcaagtcataagaagatggaaatacagaagctggcagggagttcagagtttaccagagaaagggatgaatgattaagaatactggttaactcttgcattagagaggtggacagaataggggtaagagaaagaagaaagtcttgtgcagcgaggccgcgggaggggaggcacgcagttagcaatatcagaacagcagttagcatgataatagcggtagaagacagctagagatgcaacattgcggcgatgtgtgagagaggctgaagacagtcagctagaggagaagagttgatgagacgaaaagcttttgattccaccctgtctagaagagcggtatgtgtggaacccccccaggcatgtgaagcatactccatacatggacggataaggcccttgtacagaattagcagctaggggggtgagaaaaactggcggagacgtctcagaacacctaattttacagaagctgttttagctagagatgagatgtgaagtttccagttcagattataagtagagGACAGACCGAGCATGTtcggtgtagaagaggggggcagttgagtgtcattgaagaagaggcgatagttttctggaaggttgtgtcgagttgatagatggaggaattgagttgttgaggcattgaacaataccaaggttgctctgccccaatcagaaattttagagagatcagaaatcaggccttctgtggcttccctgcgtgaaatgtttacttcctgaagtgttggacgtctatgaaaagacgtgaaaaagtgcagggtggtatcatgagcgaaggagtggataggacaagaggtttggtttagaaagtcattgttgaataataagaagagagtgggtgacaggacagaaccctgaggaacaccactgttaatagatttaggagaagaacagtgaccgtctaccacagcagtaatagaacggtcagaaaggaaacttgagatgaagttacagagagaaggatagaaaccgtaggagggtagtttggaaatcaaagctttgtaccagactttatcaaaagcttttgatatatcgaaggcaacagtaaaagtttcaccaaaatctctaaaagaggatgaccaagactcagtaaggtaAGCCAGaacatcaccagtagagcggccttgacggaacccatactggcgatcagatagaaggtggtgaagtgatagatgtttaagaatgttcctgttgaggatagaataaaaaactttagataggcaggaaattaaagcaataggacggtagtttgagggattagaacggtcacctttttttaggaacaggctgaatgtaggcaaacttccagcaagaaggaaaggtagatgttgacagacagagttgaaagagttgaactaggcaaggtgcaagcacggaggcgtagtttcggagaacaatatcagggaccc includes:
- the LOC135106258 gene encoding chymotrypsin BII-like, translated to MISKLALLLLSVAVASGNPAAGKPWHWKSPKPLVTPIGPVRSPRIVGGHEATPHSWPHQVALFIDSMYFCGGSLISNEWVLTAAHCMDGARSVEVVMGAHNIRQNEPSQVTMTSTNFFTHEQWNSFNLKNDLALIRLPKAVSFNGNIQAVSLPASDVAVGTIVTPTGWGRPSDSSGGTSNVLREVDVPIMSNADCNAIYGIVGAGQICIDSTGGKGTCNGDSGGPLNHAGKTYGITSFGSSAGCEKGYPDAFTRVNHYLDWIKQHTGVTP